One stretch of Archocentrus centrarchus isolate MPI-CPG fArcCen1 chromosome 5, fArcCen1, whole genome shotgun sequence DNA includes these proteins:
- the ubap2a gene encoding ubiquitin-associated protein 2a produces MMSSLASDKARGPREKALPAATHTSQPQKQIQATAEQIRLAQMIYDKNDADFEDKVNQLMEVTGKNQDECMVALHDCNEDVSRAINFLLESNTDMTSWETVGKKKPLVKEGPSESKENKENREKKGEREASKGRATGNRKGKGASRSRQARPEENGVEVTPVDRGSDRGRRVKGGRGSGVRGRARAPTGSRFSAQGMGTFNPADYTSEAGTGTTQTEVWDTVTNNSTDGTVAWRNTLEDWAAEDWSEDVSLSETKVFTSSCTPAAENHITPGQSLDLASLLQKPVVGAREPPSSSSSTQSLVFTNSHHHQQQPHSRSATSSTSYAHAALSSVLGAGFGDLGQAKRTQASAGAQILEQLKGPGLGQLSSSQATPPVSSQGSNASIGRLPGLGAPVLPPSSSSWDMKTSESNTTSLSSQYNREFGLQPEPSLVLSQLVQRHTGPSLPLARQSSPQSQQQAPSASASPAPQHTSTPAQAGPVIAAAGAKPPAPNAGLDPQGNSTTQQQRAQLKGQKRRIPPTSKIPSTAVEMPGSADVPGLNLQFGALDFGSESALPEFGVVDNCMSAASRESTSAPAPAPPATGPGAQSQTSLYSKPLSESLGSPLSVALSLPLSSSEPVYHSSTVALPSLTSSSLGTASSSNTPSSSSTTSTTSTSVPSSSPFSTVGGSYDGTMPPHTRLAFSQNKEATGPVMNGLNGVRTSAALDTSSASSTPKPESPSMNISTNGASAPSSHLPSTLPAHSSTTLSNLAPDLPSASQLSSLNSHVSSHSSVSALGSSSHTYTSVDSSNVSSLAPSSGSYTSSQPTASALHSAHNSSNSSSSISHLSSMPSMGSNMGSTVGGIAGTSGLHLAATATSSTALGLGSNGATATSNLSAPRTTPLLSSSTGKAPPNLSQGVPPLLPNQYIMGPGGLLPAYPQIYGYEDLHMLQSRLPMPSLQDYYGITFPGPAATLSGRDGSLANNPYSGEVTKFGRNDSTSPAPPTSLAAPQPPQAQSQGQNQAQPQPPQAQPQPQGQPQHHSSQQAFLPPGYSYTGLPYYPGVPGAVPSAATFQYGPTMFVPPGGPGPASAKQHSMGLSLGNPSASPFQQQTQQQPSGYGQHTFSSGYEELTAGPAGVEYGKGYNSSSQAQAKSAATGPGKGVSVTSSNSGVPDISGSVYNKTQSFDKQGFHAGTPPPFSLPSALGGPGPLNPGAAPGGYAPAPFLHILPHQQPHSQLLHHHLAQDGQGGPSQRGQSSSLQQKSQVNKSSYGSSPYWAN; encoded by the exons ACCTCATGGGAaacagtgggaaagaagaaGCCCTTGGTGAAGGAAGGCCCATCAGAAAGCAAAGAGAACAAGGAGAACAGGGAGAAGAAGGGCGAAAGGGAGGCTAGCAAGGGCCGTGCCACTGGCAACCGCAAAGGCAAGGGGGCGAGTCGGAGCCGACAGg CACGCCCAGAGGAGAACGGTGTTGAGGTGACACCAGTGGACAGAGGATCGGATCGAGGTCGGAGGGTCAAAGGTGGAAGAG GATCTGGAGTCCGAGGTCGAGCCAGAGCACCGACAGGGAGCAGGTTCTCAGCCCAGGGGATGGG GACTTTCAATCCTGCTGATTATACCTCAGAGGCTGGCACAGGGACCACACAAACAGAAGTTTGGGATACGGTGACCAACAACAGTACAGACGGGACAG TTGCCTGGAGGAATACTTTGGAAGACTGGGCAGCTGAGGACTGGAGTGAGGATGTTAGT cTCTCAGAGACCAAAGTGTTCACCTCCTCATGCACGCCTGCTGCTGAGAACCACATCACCCCTGGGCAAAG TCTGGACCTTGCTTCTCTGCTGCAGAAGCCTGTGGTTGGTGCAAGAGAaccaccttcttcttcttcttccactcaGAGTCTGGTCTTCACCAACTCCCATCATCACCAGCAGCAACCCCACAGCCGCAGTGCCACTAGTAGCACAAGCTACGCACATGCTGCTCTG TCATCTGTTCTGGGAGCTGGTTTTGGGGACTTGGGCCAGGCTAAAAGGACTCAGGCCAGCGCTGGAGCTCAGATACTGGAACAGCTGAAGGGTCCTGGCTTGGGTCAACTTTCCTCATCCCAGGCAACCCCTCCTGTCAGTTCCCAAGGAAGTAATGCCTCCATTGGTCGACTGCCAGGCCTGGGAGCACCTGTACTTCCACCCTCCTCCTCTAGCTGGGACATGAAGACTTCAGAATCCAACACCACCTCACTGTCCTCACAGTACAACC GTGAGTTTGGTCTGCAGCCGGAGCCTTCTCTTGTGCTGAGTCAGCTGGTTCAGAGGCACACGGGCCCCTCCTTGCCTTTGGCGCGTCAGTCAAGTCCACAATCACAACAGCAAGCACCATCTGCTTCAGCCTCACCTGCTCCCCAACACACCAGCACGCCAGCACAGGCAGGCCCGGTGatagctgctgctggtgctAAACCTCCTGCCCCGAACGCAGGGCTGGACCCTCAGGGCAACAGCACGACACAACAGCAACGGGCGCAGCTCAAAGGCCAGAAACGAAGGATACCTCCCACATCAAAG ATCCCATCCACAGCGGTAGAGATGCCGGGCTCGGCTGATGTTCCTGGTCTAAACCTTCAGTTTGGAGCGCTAGATTTTGGCTCGGAGTCGGCATTGCCAGAGTTTGGAGTTGTGGATAATTGCATGAGTGCTGCATCCAGGGAGTCCACGTCAGCCCCTGCCCCAGCACCACCTGCAACAGGACCAGGGGCACAGAGCCAGACGAGCCTGTACTCTAAACCGCTCAG TGAGTCATTGGGCAGCCCTCTCTCGGTTGCCCTGTCTTTGCCCCTGTCCTCATCAGAGCCAGTATATCACTCCTCCACAGTGGCTTTGCCCAGTCTCACTTCCTCATCGTTAGGGACTGCAAGCTCAAGCAAcactccttcctcctcttcaacAACCTcaaccacctccacctctgTACCTTCCTCATCTCCCTTCTCCACGGTGGGGGGAAGCTATGATGGGACCATGCCTCCTCACACAAGACTGGCCTTTTCCCAGAACAAAGAGGCCACGGGGCCAGTGATG AACGGTTTGAATGGTGTGAGGACCTCTGCTGCTCTGGACA CTTCATCAGCTTCCTCTACGCCAAAACCAGAGTCACCGTCTATGAACATCAGCACCAATGGTGCCTCAGCTCCTTCATCCCATTTACCCTCTACCCTGCCTGCACACAGCTCCACCACGCTCTCCAACCTGGCACCTGACCTGCCCTCAGCCAGCCAACTCAGCTCACTCAACAG CCATGTCAGCAGTCATTCCTCAGTTTCAGCTCTGGGCTCCAGCTCTCACACT tACACCAGTGTTGACAGCAGCAACGTGAGCTCTCTGGCTCCCTCATCTGGCTCTTATACATCATCCCAGCCCACAGCCTCAGCCCTCCACTCAGcccacaacagcagcaacagtagcagcagcatcagCCACCTGTCCAGCATGCCCAGCATGGGCAGCAACATGGGCAGTACAGTTGGCGGTATTGCTGGTACGAGCGGACTTCACTTAGCTGCTACCGCCACCAGCAGTACAGCTCTGGGACTTGGCTCCAATGGAGCTACTGCCACATCCAATCTCTCTGCACCAAGGACTACACCcctgctctcctcctccactG GTAAAGCTCCTCCTAACCTGTCCCAGGGTGTGCCTCCTCTACTGCCCAACCAGTATATTATGGGCCCAGGGGGTTTGCTGCCTGCTTACCCA CAGATCTATGGCTATGAGGACCTGCATATGCTCCAGTCAAGACTGCCAATG CCCTCTTTGCAAGATTACTATGGAATAACATTTCCCGGCCCCGCAGCAACTCTTTCCGGCAGAGACGGGAGCCTTGCCAACAATCCTTACTCAG GTGAAGTCACAAAGTTTGGCAGGAATGACTCCACCTCCCCAGCCCCCCCCACAAGCCTGGCGGCCCCCCAGCCTCCCCAGGCTCAGAGCCAAGGACAGAACCAGGCCcagcctcagcctcctcaggCCCAGCCTCAGCCCCAGGGCCAGCCACAGCACCACAGCAGTCAGCAGGCCTTCCTGCCGCCAGGCTACAGCTACACAGGCCTGCCTTACTACCCCGGAGTGCCCGGTGCTGTACCAAGTGCTGCTACCTTCCAGTATGGCCCCACTATGTTTGTTCCTCCTGGAGGGCCAGGACCAGCTTCAGCAAAGCAGCACAGCATGGGCCTGAGCCTGGGAAACCCTTCAGCTAGCCCCTTCCAGCAGcagacacagcagcagcctAGTGGCTATGGGCAGCACACCTTCAGCTCAG GGTACGAAGAGCTGACAGCAGGGCCAGCAGGAGTGGAATACGGTAAAGGGTACAACTCCTCCTCACAGGCACAAGCCAAATCTGCTGCTACTGGACCCGGGaaag GGGTCTCGGTGACATCCAGTAACTCCGGTGTGCCAGACATCAGTGGAAGTGTTTACAATAAGACCCAG TCTTTTGATAAGCAGGGTTTCCATGCAGGAACCCCTCCTCCCTTCAGTCTGCCATCAGCGCTGGGGGGTCCAGGGCCTCTGAACCCTGGAGCAGCTCCTGGAGGCTATGCACCTGCCCCGTTCCTCCATATCTTGCCTCACCAGCAACCACATTCACAGCTGCTGCACCACCATCTCGCTCAGGATGGACAG GGTGGTCCTAGTCAGCGTGGCCAGTCTAGTAGCCTGCAGCAGAAGAGCCAAGTCAACAAGTCGAGCTACGGCAGCTCCCCTTACTGGGCCAACTAA